The following proteins are co-located in the Solanum pennellii chromosome 8, SPENNV200 genome:
- the LOC107029022 gene encoding probable 1-deoxy-D-xylulose-5-phosphate synthase, chloroplastic has translation MVAVTAQYPFGICPQFHGNSRLLSPETDFSALNFPYRLGYSKLSLHPKLLLLQGHVAEIHSLPHAGDFTGENEPTPILDAIESPMNLKNLSTKELKQLSNEIRSELAFIIAKSQKPSSSSLTVVELTVAIHHVFNAPVDKILWDVAEQTYAHKLLTGRRQIMQALEKTNGWPVAAPDFEGGFDPFGVGHGCNSVSAGLGMAIARDLKGKRDRVVAVINNETIMAGQVYEAMRNSGYLDSNMIVILNDSRHSLHPKVEETSKTPINAFSSTLSKLQSSKLFRRFRELAKALTKKIGKGMYEWAAKVDEYARGMIGPPGSTLFEELGLYYIGPVDGHNIEDLVCVLNEVASLDSMGPVLVHVITKEELEVGDNQMNAVANKIMEGVSISDTIPYGNRTYSDCFVEALISEAERHKDIVAVHAGMGMEPSLHLLKDVFAEKFFDVGMAEQHAVTFAAGLACGGLKPFCIIPSAFLQRAYDQVVHDVDRQKVPVRFIITSAGLVGSDGPIHCGAFDIAFMSCLPNMIVMAPSDEVELSHMVATAALIDDRPVCFRYPRGALSVMEHSFSGIPIEVGRGRILTEGKDVALLGYGSMVQNCLRAQSLLSKLGVEVTVADARFCKPLDIQLLRQLCKNHSFLVTVEEGSIGGFASHVAQFLSLDGQLDAGIKWRPITLPDNYIEQASPKEQLAVAGLTGNHIAATALSLLGRTREALLLMC, from the exons ATGGTTGCTGTTACTGCTCAGTACCCATTTGGTATCTGCCCTCAGTTCCATGGGAATTCAAGGTTACTTTCCCCGGAAACGGACTTCTCTGCTCTCAATTTTCCTTACAGACTGGGATATTCAAAATTGAGTCTTCACCCCaag CTCCTCTTACTACAGGGTCATGTTGCTGAAATACATTCTTTGCCACATGCTGGTGATTTCACTGGTGAAAATGAGCCAACACCAATTCTTGATGCAATTGAAAGTCCCATGAACCTAAAGAATTTATCAACTAAG GAACTGAAACAACTATCTAATGAAATTCGATCAGAATTAGCTTTTATCATCGCAAAATCTCAAAAACCTTCAAGTTCAAGTCTGACTGTTGTGGAGCTGACTGTTGCTATTCACCATGTATTTAATGCCCCTGTGGACAAAATATTGTGGGATGTCGCTGAACAA acatatgcacataaacttCTCACTGGAAGGAGGCAGATTATGCAAGCACTTGAAAAAACAAATGGCTGGCCTGTGGCAGCTCCAGATTTTGAAGGCGGATTTGACCCCTTCGGAGTAGGGCATGGATGCAACAGCGTATCTGCTGGACTTG GAATGGCCATTGCCCGAGATTTGAAGGGGAAGCGTGATCGTGTAGTGGCAGTGATCAACAATGAAACGATTATGGCTGGCCAAGTTTATGAGGCAATGCGCAATTCAGGCTATTTGGACTCAAATATGAttgtgatattaaatgatagtCGGCATTCTTTGCACCCAAAGGTTGAGGAGACCTCTAAAACACCTATTAATGCTTTCTCAAGTACTCTCAGCAAACTTCAGTCAAGTAAACTTTTCCGGAGGTTTAGAGAACTTGCTAAG GCATTAACTAAGAAAATTGGGAAAGGCATGTATGAATGGGCAGCCAAGGTTGATGAGTATGCACGTGGTATGATTGGCCCGCCAGGATCAACCCTCTTTGAAGAGCTTGGTCTTTACTACATTGGCCCTGTTGATGGACACAATATTGAAGATCTAGTATGTGTTCTGAATGAAGTGGCATCGTTGGATTCAATGGGTCCTGTTTTAGTTCATGTTATAACCAAGGAAGAACTGGAAGTAGGAGACAATCAAATGAATGCAGTTGCAAATAAAATTATGGAAG GTGTATCTATCTCAGACACTATACCTTATGGCAATCGAACATATAGTGATTGCTTTGTGGAGGCCTTGATATCAGAGGCAGAGAGACACAAAGATATTGTAGCTGTTCATGCAGGCATGGGAATGGAGCCATCACTTCACCTTCTGAAGGATGTCTTTGCAGAGAAGTTTTTTGATGTTGGGATGGCCGAACAACATGCGGTAACATTTGCAGCTGGGTTGGCATGTGGAGGGCTGAAGCCGTTCTGCATAATTCCTTCAGCTTTTCTCCAAAGAGCCTATGACCag GTCGTCCATGATGTAGATCGTCAGAAGGTTCCCGTGCGTTTCATCATTACAAGTGCTGGATTAGTAGGATCTGATGGTCCTATACATTGTGGGGCATTTGATATAGCATTTATGTCCTGTTTGCCAAACATGATCGTGATGGCTCCTTCTGATGAAGTTGAGCTTTCTCATATGGTTGCAACTGCTGCCCTTATTGATGACAGGCCAGTTTGCTTCCGCTACCCTCGGGGTGCTCTTTCAGTGATGGAACACTCATTTAGTGGAATTCCCATTGAG GTTGGCAGAGGGAGAATACTTACAGAGGGTAAAGATGTTGCTTTACTTGGCTATGGATCCATGGTACAAAATTGTCTGAGAGCTCAATCGCTTCTTTCAAAGCTTGGTGTTGAAGTGACTGTTGCTGATGCAAGATTCTGCAAGCCCCTTGACATACAACTTCTAAGACAATTATGCAAGAACCATTCTTTTCTAGTTACAGTCGAGGAAGGCTCTATCGGAGGATTTGCATCACATGTAGCACAATTCCTCTCGCTCGATGGGCAGCTCGATGCAGGAATTAAG TGGCGACCAATCACTTTGCCTGACAACTATATCGAGCAAGCATCACCAAAAGAGCAGCTTGCTGTTGCAGGGCTGACTGGAAATCACATTGCTGCAACTGCACTGAGTCTGCTTGGCCGTACTCGAGAAGCTCTTCTTTTGATGTGCTAA
- the LOC107027347 gene encoding probable boron transporter 7 — protein sequence MEQPKTPFKGVIDDVKGRITCYKRDWLDSCGTGVRILAPTAYIFFASALPVIAFGEQLSRETDGAMSTVETLASTAICGIIHSIFGGQPLLILGVAEPTIIMYTYLYNFVKGRPEMGPKLFVAWAGWVCVWTALMLFLLAIFNACNIIPRFTRLAGELFGMLITVLFLQEAIKGVVSEFSIPKGENPEREEFHFEWLYTNGLLAVIFSFGVLLASLKSRGARSWRYGTGWMRSFIADYGVPLMVVLWTAMSFGVPGKIPSEVPRRLFCPLPWEAKSLYHWTVIKDMVRVPVLYIFAAIIPALMIAGLYFFDHSVAAQMAQQSEFNLKNPSAYHYDLFLLGVMTLICGLLGIPPSNGVLPQSPMHTKSLAVLKRQLIRKKMVKSAKEGIKQNATKSEIYGKMHAVFVEMDATSKRTADRDLENLKAAVMKHEDGENGTDGKFDLEKHIDAHLPVRVNEQRVSNFLQSLLVGCSVFAIPVIRRIPTSVLWGYFAYMAIDSLPGNQFWERLLLLFIPSGRRFKVFEGLHASYIASVPFKYIVKFTMLQLVYFLICFGVTWIPIAGILFPVLFFLLIAVREHVLPKFFPSEYLKELDAAEYEEIAGVPKEREIADEENDDDFSDSEILDEMTTHRGELKHRSVSLTERQHQVYPHDTPGM from the exons ATGGAGCAACCAAAAACTCCCTTCAAGGGAGTCATTGATGATGTTAAAGGAAGGATAACATGCTATAAACGCGATTGGCTCGACTCATGTGGTACAGGCGTGAG GATATTGGCTCCAACAGCATACATTTTCTTTGCTTCTGCTCTTCCTGTTATTGCTTTCGGGGAGCAATTGAGTAGAGAAACAG ATGGAGCTATGAGCACAGTTGAAACTCTTGCTTCTACTGCTATATGTGGAATCATCCATTCAATTTTCGGTGGACAGCCTCTCTTGATCTTAGGAGTTGCAGAGCCTACCATCATCATGTACACCTACTTGTACAATTTTGTGAAGGGTAGACCAGAAATGGGGCCAAAGTTGTTTGTCGCCTGGGCAGGATG GGTTTGTGTGTGGACCGCGTTGATGTTGTTTCTTCTTGCTATATTCAACGCTTGCAATATCATCCCTAGGTTTACGAGGCTTGCAGGGGAACTCTTTGGCATGTTAATCACAGTTCTTTTCCTCCAAGAGGCTATAAAG GgagtagtgagtgaattttcaATTCCAAAAGGTGAAAATCCAGAACGAGAGGAGTTCCACTTTGAATGGCTCTACACCAATGGGTTATTGGCAGTTATTTTCTCGTTTGGTGTGCTTTTAGCTTCTCTTAAAAGTAGAGGAGCTAGATCATGGCGTTATGGTACAG GTTGGATGCGAAGTTTTATAGCCGACTATGGGGTTCCCCTTATGGTTGTGTTATGGACAGCAATGTCTTTCGGTGTGCCTGGAAAAATTCCTTCTGAAGTTCCTCGAAGGCTCTTTTGTCCTCTCCCTTGGGAGGCTAAATCATTATACCACTGGACTGTGATCAAG GATATGGTAAGGGTCCCGGTGTTGTATATCTTTGCTGCCATCATTCCAGCTCTGATGATAGCTGGTCTATACTTTTTCGATCATAGTGTTGCTGCACAGATGGCACAACAGAGCGAGTTCAATCTTAAAAACCCATCTGCTTACCATTATGATCTGTTTTTGCTTGGAGTCATG ACTTTGATATGCGGATTACTTGGGATTCCCCCTTCAAATGGGGTACTTCCACAATCACCAATGCATACAAAGAGCCTTGCTGTACTCAAGAGACAG CTGATTCGGAAGAAAATGGTGAAGAGTGCGAAGGAAGGTATTAAGCAGAATGCAACAAAATCAGAGATATACGGAAAGATGCATGCCGTTTTCGTTGAGATGGATGCTACATCAAAG CGCACGGCAGATAGGGATTTGGAGAACTTGAAGGCAGCTGTAATGAAACATGAAGATGGAGAAAATGGAACAGACGGAAAATTTGACCTTGAGAAGCACATTGATGCACACTTGCCTGTCCGAGTAAATGAGCAAAGAGTCAGCAACTTTTTGCAATCTCTACTTGTGGGATGTAGTGTGTTTGCTATACCTGTGATCCGTAGGATACCCACCTCAGTTCTTTGGGGATATTTTGCCTACATGGCCATTGACAGTCTCCCTGGTAATCAATTCTGGGAGAGGCTGCTGTTGCTTTTCATTCCTTCGGGTAGAAGATTCAA GGTATTTGAAGGGCTCCATGCCTCCTATATTGCGTCGGTCCCATTCAAATACATTGTCAAGTTTACGATGCTCCAGTTGGTGTATTTCTTAATTTGCTTTGGAGTAACATGGATACCTATTGCTGGAATACTATTCCCTGTGCTTTTCTTCCTTCTCATAGCTGTAAGAGAGCATGTTCTTCCCAAGTTTTTCCCATCTGAGTATCTTAAGGAATTAGATGCAGCTGAGTACGAAGAAATTGCTGGTGTTCCTAAG GAGAGAGAGATAGCTGATGAAGAAAATGATGATGATTTCTCTGATTCTGAGATATTGGATGAGATGACAACACACAGAGGTGAACTAAAACATAGATCTGTCAGCCTCACCGAAAGGCAGCATCAG GTGTATCCACACGACACACCTGGAATGTAA